A window of Rhododendron vialii isolate Sample 1 chromosome 11a, ASM3025357v1 genomic DNA:
TCTGTTAaaaattgttactttttgaaaagtgtTCTGCAGAAACTCATTCTAGAAACTCCAAATTATATGGTGCCAGTTTACAAGAACTTTCTCATGTGCTGTCATCATAAAAATCAGAAGTATAGGAAAGTAGATGTATACCATGTTGTAGTAGTTCAACGTGTAATGATTGGCTGATTGCCAACTTATTGGCTGTGATCTTCTTGGAATAAACTGTAGTAGTTAAAGTACGCTATGAAGGAATAGAAACGATCTGTAGTAGTCTTATGTTTTGTTAATTTCAAATGAGAGTTTGTTGGAGAAGATGTAATGCCTGTCATCCTAGTGATTGAGTTTTTCGGTGGGTTAGCTTATTGCTTGTTGTTTGATGCAGGCATTCAGATATTAATTTTCACTTTCAAAGATTTAACCCGATAAGATCATCCAATTTGTTGGTAAATGGGATCTGAAGGGCCTCCCACGGTTACAGTCCATGTGACTGGTTTTAAGAAGTTCCATGGAGTTTCAGAAAATCCAACTGAGACGACTGTTACTAATCTAAAAGAGTATATGAAGAAAAAGGGTATTCCCAAAGGGATGATAATCGGAAGTTGCAACATTCTTGATACTGCAGGACAAGGAGCAGTCGGCCCATTGTATCAGATGTTGCAGTCTTCTTTGGGCAAGAATGATTTGGAATCATCAAATTCGGGAAGAGTTATTTGGGTAAATTTTGCTCAGTTATCAATTGTGTAAATCTATTAGGTTCCTTTGGCGGATTGTATGATTGCAATTTCCAGGTTCTCTCCTTACAAAATGTCGAAATGACATGTTACTCTGTTAGGGCATGTACTACGACAAACTGTTGTGCAGTGAGTGGGGACTATATCCCGAAAGAGTGTTGGTAAATCCCCATGACTGTTGAACTGAAAAGGCTTCTTGTTTTCTTTGGCACATTGGAGGTCGTAGCCTGGGGAGGGGTATTTGCCTATGGCAAGACTCGAACTCTTGACCTCCTAGTGAAGTACAAGGATTCCACCCAATTGAGCTATCCTCAGTTGATCTAGGCTCAATTGGTTACATATCTTGCGGGAAGTTGGAAATGATGCATGACTGGCTCCCCCACGTGAAGGAAGCCCATGACTAGCCACTCTTTGAACCTATGATGatcattttcatatttttctgaATGACTGCTTAGAAATCATAGTTGATCTTATTCTTCTTGTCTGCATGAAGATGATTGAATTTTGTGTATTTTGCACTAGAAACATTAGACTATCAATCGCAAACTGTCTTATGGGAATGCATGAGTATATTTGAGGATCTAAAGATTCTAAACCGAGGACTAGTGTGCTTCTTAGATGAGCGAGTCATTTGTAACTCCTTTtgatctctattttttttttttcattaggAAAGAAACAAACACTGTATTTTTTGGTACCATTGGCACTAACCTTCTTAACTTCCCGCAGAGTCCAGCCATCTTGCTTGATTAGATCATTTTGTTCAGAAATTTTATGTCGTCAAGTTTAACAAGTGATCGATCTTGGGGTGCTATTAGAAACCTGATCTCTATGTTGCATCATCCATCTTGTTCAGGTACACTTTGGAGTTAACAGCGGAGCAACAAGGTTTGCTATTGAGACTCAAGCAGTCAACGAGGCTACTTTTCGTTGTCCAGATGAGATGGGATGGAAACCTCAGGTCAGAGTCTGACATAACTCGATAAGATATTCTCTATTCTCCCTTTAGATTTATGGTTTCGTGATTTACTTGACTACCTTCACTTTATTATTGCAGAAAGTCGCTATTGTCCCCGCAGATGGTGGAATCTCCCGAAAAAGAGAGGTAAATGGAGTTCATGAACTGTTTTCATTCGTAACTGTTCCACATTTTCCATTGATTTCTTGTGGACCTTAGATATAGCATTGAATATGGAATCTAGTGTCTCTCCTGTCCAGAACTCTCAGATTTTCCTTTGGCATAATGAGTCATCCAAGTTATAACTCTTAAATTTTAGACCCAAAACAACCACAAATATCAGGCATTTGTTGTAAAGCCCCAGTCTACCATTTTCTTATTAAAAACCCTTACTTTTAGCTTTGGTGACTCTGtaatgcatgagagagagagagagagagagagagagagagagagagagagtggtgatTGGATTTGAGCCCTGTCAACTTCAGGCGCCATATGAACTGAAGTGGATTGTTCtgtaaatttgttttttgttcttctaTCTATTCATCTACATGGGAATCATGCTGCTTCTGTGAAATTTCAATTTACTTATGGTAATATACCAGGGAAATACCTTTTTTCACTCTAAGGGGGATGCTTTAACGTGTAAGTCGTTGCCCAGACTGCACACTTGGAATTTTATTCATGCATTGTAAAATTACTGGCTATCCTTCGAGTATTTGCAACATGAAAATCTAAAATGCCTTCAACatacaaaatttctttttccagttAAGCTTGATACTGTTACATTATCTGTGTTTCCCAGATAACACATAGCAAATTAGCAATAGGTATTTCCATAAATCAAAGGAACAGCCATAATATTTGAGCACAAAGTTCTCTTGGTTCAACCTATTCAAATTTTTCCGTTTCGTCCAATTCATTGATTCTTTATGTTCTTGTTTATGCTGTATGCAGACTAGTCTTCCTGTTCAGGAAATTACAAAGACCTTAGCAAAGATGGGTTATGATGTGATGGCCTCTGACGATGCTGGCCGTTTTGTTTGCAACTATGTGTATTACCATTCGCTCCGATTTGCAGAGCAAAATGGAATCGCATCACTCTTTGTACATGTTCCCCTCTTCTTAGCAATAAATGAGGAGACCCAAATGCAATTTGCCGCTTCGTTGTTGGAGGTACTTGCGTCTGTCAACTAGTATTCTACTATCGGCTTCTGCACTATAATGTCTGGAATTGTATCTACCTGTATCAATATCAGCCATGTTAGGGGGATTGTGCATGTGGTCATTTGTGTGTTTGTGGAGTGGTTTTGGTAATAAACAGCTAATAATATGTTGAGGGGGCCTGCATTTGTTGTGGCACATGCATCTCTCATTTTATATACTCAATTAAAATTATGTGAAGCAGTGAAGGGGAAATGCATTTGTCGCGGCGCATGCATCTCTCGTATTTTCTAAAGGTTTTGTTAAAGATGTTGAGGAATAGCTCAGTGGTTGAGCTTGCTCCCCTTGGAACTCAACCATCTATCACGTGGTGGGTTCGACTCCCACTATCCCCACCCCATACGGCTAGGTTAGTGTAGCCTGTAGGATTTGCTATGTGCTCACAAAAGACAAGGGTATTGttgaagcatccaactcaaaactaattggcaatgatCGGAGAAGCCACCCACGCTCATATCCTAGTTTGGGAGgtaataattcttttttttggaacaaatttGGGATGTACTAATATTTCATCCATGTGGGGCAATCTCTAAGACAGTAATACACCTCCGCGCGTTCATCCGCGGCTCGCATGTGGAGCGGTGAACGATTGATTAGTAATATAAGGATCACACAAAAACAAGGGCGTAAGGTACAAACAACGGAGCAACAGAGAATCTTATCCAAAGTCTAGCTCTGATAACGtgttaaagcatctaactcATAACTAATTTGCAATGCGTGGAAAGGCTACCGAAGCTTGTATACTAGTTTGGGAGGTAAATAGGTAATAACtaatcaatgtgggacaagctctaggAGGTTTGAAGCACCGTTTTGTAGGCGGgagaataattgaacaaaaactGCTGCCCCCGTAGCTACCTCCATTACCAAGTCTTCTTCTTTGTTGACAATATCAGTCCTGTTTCTCACTTCGTCCTGCTTCCATCAACTCTTGCTGTTTACTGCACTTGATGGCGGCTTCACTTCATATAAGGTTTTCTGTCAGAGTTAAACGAACTTATCCGGCCATTACTCTCCTCATGGAGCATGCGGGTATGTACTCTAAATAACGCACGTCCGTAACAGAACTGCTGAGGTTTGCAGGATATATGGTACTGTCGGGAACTTATCCGGTCTGGATGATGGCTTAGTATATCTCGTCGCTAAACACAAAAATCAGAGAGGTTGCCTTGTTCTTAACTATTTAAAAGCTGGTTTTCCGAGCCTTTTCCCTCTGGACTGCAAACAGCGTTACTTATGCAAGAGAGAGTCTATTTGGCCATTGTtgaaacatttttgttttgggatcTTGGCTATTATGTCCTCCTTATGGTTAATGTCGCAAGGTTTGCAGCACAGATGTAGTGACAATGGTGTCCTTCTCATCGTTTAAACTCGTTGACTTCATTTGAAGCTTGTTAATGATCGAACGACTCCGTAACCTTGTCTATATTCTAGTCTCGTCTACTACAGCTCTTTTTTAATGTATGCCAATAAATAAGTCGAGTTTGGACAAGTTATTTCTTAACTCGACCCAGCTCGTTTGCAGCATAATTATACTTTTAGCTACTCTCAATGTATGACTTCCCTAAAAGCCAAGCATGATCATCACGTCATTTAAAATGAGTGCATTTCGAAGCTCATCAATGCTCGAATAACTCTAGAACCCTGTCTACCTTCTAATCCATTGAAGCTCGATTACAGATATGCTCCCATAAGTTAAAGCTTGGTCGAGTTACTACttggctcgactcggctcgttttaATCTCCAATTTACTGCTTGTTGATGTGTTGTCATTCTTAATTACTTATCCAAGTGTTTGCTCTaagaatatgagagagagagagagagagagagagagagagagagagagagagagagagagtaatgtgGTGGATGGTGACTGTGGAGATAAAAACACCCGTGCACCGGCCCTTTAACTTTTGTAAATCCCTAGCCTACCCAGTTGATCAACTATTATCCAATTTACAAAGGccttgtggagagagagagagagacccccAGCCTTCCTCTCACTTTCAACTTCACTTTTCTCCGCATTCTCTTGCTCAATAGTCATTCCCATCCCATCTCATACAACTTGTGGATGGTCCATCTATTTATCCAGTTACCCATTCAGTCCAATCAAGTTTCAGCTGGATTTATTAATTCGATATTCCTTGGCGTGCTACCATGTAGCAGCGTTCGCGTGGTGTTCTCAACAAATCACATAGCTGCGTGTTTAGCAGGAAGGGCCTGATGACATACTTTTTGTAAGGTGAGTAAAAACCAGGGTGACGCACATCATGCACATCATGTGCATTGCACATTTCTGATTTGCCAAAGAGGTCCGGAGCACCATGCAACGATACCACATGGTATTCCTGGAAtatccaataatttttttcccaaattgtCCAATACACGGAGGTCTCAGACAAACTTTTAGTCAGCATAGTTGGAATCACAAGCCATTTGCAACCGAAGGAGGTTTTTGGGACAATTTTTCAGCGTTGGAAATAACATTACATAGCTTCAGGAAAGAGAAAATCATCAAGAGTTCTATCTCTATAACTTACTGTATAGAACAAGTTTCTATCCTTGTTCACCTCCATAATTTCCTAAAATCGTCATTGGAACTAAATTTTCTCACCTCTAGACCTATTGTACACTTGCTAATTGCTCTAGATTCATCAGCACTGATCGCCGTCGATTGGCGGTATTGTGTCCGGAATTCCCTCCGACAAGCAATAAACCGGTGGGATCGTCAGCATACTTATCTTCCCGTAGGCATTCCAGCAGAACGGATCCGACATGATCCGTCCCTGAGCCGGAAGCAATTCTATGTCGGAAAAAGTGAGGTTAGTGCAGGGGACCGCGTCGCTGCACGCCAGGTGCAGCGGTGGGCTCTTGATGCTGTAGGTGCCCTTGACGTTTGCGTACGTGATGTCGGAGATGTGGACTGCTGAGGTTTGGTTGGTGCAGCTCTTGGTGAGACAGTAGTACTGGTCTATGATGATAGGGTTCCTGACATTGTCCATGTGAATATTGTTGAAGGTCACCATGGATACTGATCCTGACCCACCTTGGTATGTTTTGATCCGAATGCCGTTGTCGGATTGCCTGATCACTGAGTTGGTCACAGTGATGTTCGAAACGCAGGCTCGGGAGTTGCGGATGCCGAGGCTGCCGATACTGCTAGTTCATGAAAACTAAGATGAGTAATGATATACGAAGAGAGCAATTATGATTTCATATAGAATAATGTGGCTGAGCTGAATTATGAGCAGTCCTATATTGAAATTACTAGCAAAAAGGTGTAACATAGAACTAAACTCCGAAGGAAATTTATGCAAGACCTGAATATTCCTACCCTaataagtcacataattcgcttGCCTGAGCGGTAGAGGGAGCGCGAGCGTAAAAGCGTCTTTTGAAAACACATCCTAACCTACTGCAATTCGCCAGAGCAAGGATTGAGAGCGCGAGCGCAatgcgaggattgagagcggaAGCGCTTCCTTTAAACGATTATGTGACTATAAGTCCCTACCCCTTGCTTCATTTAAACTTACTATAAAAGAAGGGGGGAATTGTTGTACCTTATCCCATGGCTGGGTGCACAAGATATGTTCCTTATATCTACATTGAAACAACCAGCTCCAATAGACACACAATCATCACCtgtatgaaaaatgaaaagagtaTAATGAGCTTGGGAGTACTTCATGGGCAAAAGAGGAAATTTTAAGGGCTAGTGGAAATTTTACCATTGGAGATAATTGTGTTGTATATTTTCACGTTGTTTGTATTTTCTATGTGGATTCCATCTGTGTTGGGACTTTGAGAAGGGGCTTTTATGTAGAGAGAGTCTACAAGGACATCCCTGCAACCATCAAACCTGAAATGGAACTGTGGACTGTTCTTGATCTTGAGCCCTTGTACTGTCAAATTGGAGCTCATGAAGAACCTTATTGCCTGTATTTTAGCACATTAACATATGGAAATTTTAATGAACCTTTCTGTAATGGAATTTGAATTCTGGAACATAATGTCAAAAACCGAACTTTCATGCATACTGACATGCGTTTTGTTATCCTTCTATTTCAAACTAAACCTATGCCATTAGggctcttttttttcaaaacgttACTGTCACATCATTCTGTATGAATTTTCTGCATAAAGCTTCTGTTTGCACGAGTGCTTGCACTTACCACTGGGCTATCACACGGGCCAGGCAAGGTAGTTCCATTAGGTCCCTGTGTCAAAGGCTTATTCAGTCAGTTGGAAATGTGAAATACTGTACAGACTGCAAAAAATGTATAGAAATTTTGTGCTCCAAATGAGGTGGTTGAGTTGTGAACCTCTTATcgcttgaaaatttttgatgtTTTCAATTATAAAACTACCATCGCAACATCATTATGGTAGAATAATCTGTGTTAATCTTTTTAGGGTTGTATTTTTTGTGAAGCCGGTAAA
This region includes:
- the LOC131308689 gene encoding uncharacterized protein LOC131308689, translating into MGSEGPPTVTVHVTGFKKFHGVSENPTETTVTNLKEYMKKKGIPKGMIIGSCNILDTAGQGAVGPLYQMLQSSLGKNDLESSNSGRVIWVHFGVNSGATRFAIETQAVNEATFRCPDEMGWKPQKVAIVPADGGISRKRETSLPVQEITKTLAKMGYDVMASDDAGRFVCNYVYYHSLRFAEQNGIASLFVHVPLFLAINEETQMQFAASLLEVLASVN
- the LOC131308684 gene encoding polygalacturonase At1g48100-like encodes the protein MEFPSWVFTLFSSISLCFLLLPIQGGLQTHKGNSHFLPLSQISLPPSPSPEASAPSHDPTPVFSVLSFGAVGDGVTDDTRAFKSAWDTACQSESATLLVPDSYSFMVQSTIFTGPCKSSLIFQIEGILMPPDGPKSWPKSNSKRQWLVFYRVNGMAMQGGGLIDGRGEKWWNLPCKPHKGPNGTTLPGPCDSPVAIRFFMSSNLTVQGLKIKNSPQFHFRFDGCRDVLVDSLYIKAPSQSPNTDGIHIENTNNVKIYNTIISNGDDCVSIGAGCFNVDIRNISCAPSHGISIGSLGIRNSRACVSNITVTNSVIRQSDNGIRIKTYQGGSGSVSMVTFNNIHMDNVRNPIIIDQYYCLTKSCTNQTSAVHISDITYANVKGTYSIKSPPLHLACSDAVPCTNLTFSDIELLPAQGRIMSDPFCWNAYGKISMLTIPPVYCLSEGIPDTIPPIDGDQC